In Platichthys flesus chromosome 20, fPlaFle2.1, whole genome shotgun sequence, a single genomic region encodes these proteins:
- the cdk5r1b gene encoding cyclin-dependent kinase 5 activator 1b: MGTVLSLSPSYRKAALFEDGSATVGHYTAVQNSKNAKDKNLKRHSLINVLPWKRIVAVSAKKKGSKKVQPNGTNQNNVSQLNNENLKKSQSCANLSTFTQDQTTPAVTKNSNNTVSSVKKAPLTNSNVVPGTPKRVIVQASTSELLRCLGEFLCRRCYRLKHLSPTDPVLWLRSVDRSLLLQGWQDQGFITPANVVFVYMLCRDVVSSEVATEHELQAVLLTCLYLSYSYMGNEISYPLKPFLVESSKETFWDRCLSIINLMSAKMLQINSDPHYFTQVFADLKNESQKEEERSRLLIGLDR, translated from the coding sequence ATGGGAACCGTGCTGTCTTTGTCCCCCAGCTACCGGAAGGCGGCCCTCTTCGAGGACGGGTCGGCCACCGTGGGTCACTACACGGCGgtccagaacagcaagaatgcCAAAGACAAGAACCTGAAGCGCCACTCGCTCATCAACGTGCTGCCCTGGAAGCGGATTGTAGCCGTGTCGGCCAAGAAGAAAGGCTCCAAGAAGGTGCAGCCCAACGGCACCAACCAGAACAATGTCTCCCAGCTGAACAATGAGAACCTGAAGAAGTCACAGTCCTGTGCAAACCTCTCCACCTTCACCCAGGATCAGACCACTCCGGCAGTCACCAAGAACTCCAACAACACGGTGTCGTCCGTGAAGAAGGCTCCTCTGACCAACTCCAACGTGGTCCCCGGGACCCCGAAGAGGGTGATCGTCCAGGCCTCCACCAGCGAGCTGCTGCGCTGCCTCGGGGAGTTTCTGTGCCGGCGCTGTTACCGGCTGAAGCACCTGTCGCCCACCGACCCGGTGCTGTGGCTGCGCAGCGTGGACCGCTCCCTGCTGCTCCAGGGCTGGCAGGACCAGGGATTCATCACCCCGGCCAACGTGGTCTTCGTCTACATGCTGTGCCGCGACGTGGTCTCCTCCGAGGTGGCCACGGAGCACGAGCTGCAGGCCGTGCTCCTCACCTGCCTCTACCTGTCCTACTCCTACATGGGCAACGAGATCTCCTACCCGCTCAAGCCCTTCCTGGTGGAGAGCTCCAAGGAGACCTTCTGGGACCGCTGCCTCTCCATCATCAACCTGATGAGCGCCAAGATGCTCCAGATCAACTCGGACCCGCACTACTTCACTCAGGTGTTCGCTGACCTGAAGAACGAGAgccagaaagaggaggagaggagccgcCTGCTCATCGGCCTGGACCGGTGA